One window of Candidatus Eisenbacteria bacterium genomic DNA carries:
- a CDS encoding 5-formyltetrahydrofolate cyclo-ligase, with translation MTKAEIREKVWTTIEREGASRFPWARGRIPNFVGAEQAAQLLRELAVWRRALVVKVNPDAPQLPVRRLALSEGKILYMAVPRLRAEKCFIELDPQRFPKGVVPSASIASAVRYGRPVSPREMRPVDLIVCGSVGVGRDGARIGKGGGYCDLEYGILREEGKVREATPILTTVHALQILTDRIGMLPHDLPVDFLVTPADVIATRPTHPRPRGIYWDLLRPLRINAIPVLRKRMKRGASGASPRRL, from the coding sequence ATGACCAAGGCGGAGATCCGCGAGAAGGTCTGGACGACGATTGAGCGTGAGGGCGCGTCGCGGTTTCCGTGGGCGCGCGGCCGCATCCCGAACTTCGTCGGCGCCGAGCAAGCGGCGCAGCTCCTGCGCGAGCTCGCCGTGTGGCGGCGCGCGCTGGTCGTGAAGGTCAATCCGGACGCGCCGCAGCTGCCCGTGCGCCGGCTCGCGCTTTCGGAAGGGAAGATCCTCTACATGGCGGTGCCGCGCCTGCGCGCGGAGAAGTGCTTCATCGAGCTCGACCCCCAGCGCTTCCCCAAAGGCGTCGTGCCGTCGGCCAGCATTGCGTCCGCGGTGCGCTACGGGCGCCCGGTGTCGCCGCGCGAGATGCGGCCGGTCGACCTCATCGTCTGCGGGTCGGTCGGCGTTGGCCGCGACGGCGCGCGCATCGGCAAGGGCGGCGGCTACTGCGACCTCGAGTACGGCATCCTGCGCGAGGAAGGAAAGGTCCGCGAAGCGACGCCGATCCTCACCACGGTCCACGCGCTGCAGATCCTCACCGATCGCATCGGCATGCTGCCGCACGATCTGCCCGTCGATTTCCTGGTGACGCCCGCGGACGTCATCGCGACGCGGCCGACGCATCCGCGCCCGCGCGGGATCTACTGGGATCTCCTGCGGCCGCTGCGTATCAACGCGATCCCCGTGCTGCGCAAGCGGATGAA
- a CDS encoding 1-acyl-sn-glycerol-3-phosphate acyltransferase, with product MAEASLARVEPPTPPTAPAPVVDERSTMLSRFGPLARLLVAIAFRFVRMPADAGPRLRQLAEQGTLVYVMRYRSALDYLLVNAVLLREGLPLARFAPGMSTVWWRPVREWFRRYGPRPDPRRPAPAICGPAVASGSPVLVFLRSQAVWGRRRRALDEARLAPRFLREIVRVGATVPRPVFLVPLAVVRGGTGYRRKESRFATLLYSVQDAPGEAKRLFTYVWNRGQIQLNPAREIALADFAREHPGEGDERTARRLARTLQILLYREERVVQGPALLSPREVQDVVLRDPELARLTRRLANERGVSRRRIVAEARGYVKEMAANFNGLYFSILEWVFNRLWPRVFSGLEITGLERVVEHMKEHPVVLVPCHRSHFDYLILTYIFHTNYLSPPHIAAGINLSFWPMGPLFRGAGAYFIRRTFDDNELYKVVFRKYLTFLMREGYTQEFFIEGGRARTGKMLAPKLGMLSALVSAFVQGVRQDLYLVPISIHYGRIPEEEAFGREITGEEKERESLSALLRARSILSHRYGTVYVSYGEPISLTDALGPMLERFRAGMGDAVVEEEKRRFVQRLGFRLLREVNAVAVAGATSVSATALLGADRPACRLEDFLMAAHTLTELLRVQRVQLTASLVRNESSHFRESLAWLESGGLVQRLVDSDGTVLHVPQEKRRNLDFYKNNTLHFLVVPASLTRALKAHVPLERLREDVAWWLDLYRWEFPLPERETLAAEIDRWLAYYRETGALVEDRLDLAHPVVQVTQGVLENFREAYIVAARTLTAEKEWPIAQPALLKRMRRQFATSLLLGDVTKPEGGSMVSFDNALSRFAELGHVVMRRPEGTRERLVDRGPTHDRLPDLIQRLRI from the coding sequence ATGGCCGAAGCGTCGCTCGCCCGCGTCGAGCCGCCGACGCCGCCGACCGCGCCGGCTCCGGTCGTCGACGAACGCTCCACCATGCTGTCGCGCTTCGGTCCCCTGGCGCGTCTGTTGGTCGCCATCGCGTTCCGGTTCGTGCGCATGCCGGCCGATGCCGGGCCGCGCCTCCGCCAGCTCGCCGAGCAGGGGACGCTCGTGTACGTGATGCGCTATCGCTCGGCGCTCGACTATCTGCTGGTGAACGCCGTCCTGCTGCGCGAGGGATTGCCGCTCGCGCGCTTCGCCCCGGGCATGTCGACGGTATGGTGGCGCCCCGTCCGCGAGTGGTTCCGGCGCTATGGCCCGCGCCCGGATCCGCGGCGGCCGGCGCCGGCGATCTGCGGTCCCGCGGTCGCGAGCGGTTCGCCCGTGCTCGTCTTCCTGCGCAGCCAGGCCGTGTGGGGACGCCGCCGCCGGGCGCTCGACGAGGCGCGCCTCGCACCGCGCTTCCTGCGCGAGATCGTCCGCGTGGGCGCGACCGTGCCACGTCCGGTGTTCCTCGTTCCGCTCGCCGTCGTGCGCGGGGGCACCGGCTACCGCCGCAAGGAGTCGCGCTTCGCGACCCTGCTCTACAGCGTGCAGGACGCGCCGGGTGAAGCGAAGCGGCTGTTCACCTACGTGTGGAACCGCGGCCAGATCCAGTTGAACCCCGCCCGCGAGATCGCGCTCGCCGATTTCGCCCGCGAGCATCCCGGCGAGGGCGACGAGCGGACGGCACGGCGGCTCGCGCGCACGCTGCAGATCCTTCTCTACCGCGAGGAACGCGTCGTGCAGGGGCCCGCGCTCCTCTCGCCGCGGGAGGTGCAGGACGTCGTCCTGCGCGATCCGGAGCTGGCCCGGCTCACGCGCCGACTCGCGAACGAGCGCGGGGTGTCACGGCGCCGCATCGTCGCCGAGGCGCGCGGCTACGTGAAGGAGATGGCCGCGAACTTCAACGGCCTCTACTTCAGCATCCTCGAGTGGGTCTTCAATCGGCTGTGGCCGCGCGTGTTCTCGGGTCTCGAGATCACCGGGCTCGAGCGCGTCGTCGAGCACATGAAGGAGCACCCCGTGGTGCTCGTGCCGTGCCATCGCAGCCACTTCGACTACCTGATCCTCACCTACATCTTCCATACGAACTACCTCTCGCCCCCGCACATCGCCGCCGGCATCAACCTCAGCTTCTGGCCGATGGGGCCGCTCTTCCGCGGCGCCGGCGCGTACTTCATCCGGCGTACGTTCGACGACAACGAGCTCTACAAGGTCGTGTTCCGGAAGTACCTCACGTTCCTCATGCGCGAGGGCTACACGCAGGAGTTCTTCATCGAGGGCGGGCGGGCCCGCACCGGGAAGATGCTGGCGCCCAAGCTCGGCATGCTGTCGGCGCTCGTGAGCGCGTTCGTGCAGGGCGTGCGCCAGGACCTCTATCTGGTTCCGATCTCCATCCACTACGGGCGCATCCCGGAGGAGGAGGCGTTCGGGCGCGAGATCACGGGCGAGGAGAAGGAGCGCGAGTCCCTCAGCGCGCTGCTGCGGGCACGCAGCATCCTCTCGCACCGCTACGGCACGGTGTACGTGAGCTACGGCGAGCCGATCTCGCTGACCGACGCGCTCGGCCCGATGCTGGAGCGGTTCCGGGCCGGAATGGGCGACGCGGTCGTCGAGGAGGAGAAGCGCCGTTTCGTGCAGCGGCTCGGGTTCCGGCTCCTGCGCGAGGTTAACGCGGTGGCGGTCGCGGGCGCGACGTCCGTCAGCGCCACGGCGCTGCTCGGCGCGGATCGACCGGCGTGCCGGCTCGAGGACTTCCTCATGGCGGCCCACACGCTGACCGAGCTGCTGCGGGTCCAGCGGGTGCAGTTGACGGCCTCGCTCGTGCGCAACGAGTCGTCGCACTTCCGCGAGAGCCTCGCGTGGCTCGAGAGCGGCGGCCTCGTGCAGCGCCTCGTCGACAGCGACGGGACGGTGCTGCACGTTCCCCAGGAGAAGCGCCGCAACCTCGACTTCTACAAGAACAACACGCTCCACTTCCTCGTCGTGCCAGCGTCGCTGACACGCGCGCTGAAGGCGCACGTGCCGCTCGAGCGCCTGCGCGAGGACGTTGCCTGGTGGCTCGACCTCTATCGCTGGGAGTTCCCGCTGCCCGAGCGCGAGACGCTGGCCGCGGAGATCGATCGCTGGCTCGCCTACTATCGCGAGACCGGCGCCCTGGTGGAGGATCGCCTCGATCTCGCCCATCCGGTCGTGCAGGTGACCCAGGGCGTGCTCGAGAACTTCCGCGAAGCTTACATCGTGGCGGCTCGCACGCTCACGGCGGAGAAGGAGTGGCCGATCGCCCAGCCGGCGCTGCTCAAGCGGATGCGCAGGCAGTTCGCAACCAGCCTGCTGCTGGGCGACGTGACCAAGCCCGAAGGCGGGTCGATGGTGAGCTTCGACAACGCACTGTCGCGCTTCGCGGAGCTGGGGCACGTGGTCATGCGTCGGCCCGAAGGTACTAGAGAGCGGCTCGTCGATCGCGGACCCACGCATGATCGCTTGCCCGATTTGATCCAACGGCTCAGGATTTAG
- a CDS encoding sugar phosphate nucleotidyltransferase, with protein sequence MAGGSGTRFWPRSRQRVPKQLLAITGRRPLLTDTVERLRPLVSPARTWVVTAAVHAAAVRRAVPKVPRRNVLVEPEGRNTAAAIALAALRLGADAPDAVMAVLPADHAISDGAAFRATLAQALDVAAKTDTLVTLGVEPTHPETGYGYIELGAGVDGLPAHRVARFLEKPSAPRAVELIARGNVLWNAGIFAWRVETILAALREWVPAVLEPLERAVRSGGTRALGRAYRQLPRVSIDTGVLERAQNVAVVHARFPWSDVGSWAAVDALWQKPGEVNAVRGTVVTVDSRGCIVDAGSRLVALLGVEDLVVVDTPDAVLVCPKDRAQDVRLVVDALGAKHLGRYR encoded by the coding sequence ATGGCCGGAGGATCGGGCACGCGCTTCTGGCCGCGCAGCCGACAGCGCGTCCCGAAACAGCTGCTGGCGATCACGGGCCGCCGCCCCCTGCTCACCGACACGGTCGAGCGCCTGCGTCCGCTCGTGTCGCCGGCGCGTACCTGGGTCGTGACGGCGGCCGTGCACGCGGCCGCGGTTCGTCGAGCCGTTCCGAAGGTCCCCCGCCGCAACGTGCTCGTCGAGCCCGAGGGACGGAACACCGCTGCCGCGATCGCACTCGCCGCGCTGCGGCTCGGGGCCGACGCCCCGGACGCCGTCATGGCCGTGCTGCCGGCCGACCACGCGATCTCCGACGGCGCCGCGTTCCGCGCCACGCTCGCCCAGGCGCTCGACGTCGCCGCGAAGACCGACACCCTGGTGACCCTGGGGGTGGAACCGACACACCCGGAGACGGGGTACGGGTACATCGAGCTCGGCGCCGGGGTCGACGGCCTGCCGGCGCACCGGGTGGCGCGGTTCCTGGAGAAGCCGAGCGCGCCGCGCGCCGTCGAGCTCATCGCGCGGGGGAACGTGCTCTGGAACGCCGGCATCTTCGCCTGGCGCGTCGAGACCATCCTGGCCGCCCTGCGCGAGTGGGTTCCTGCGGTCCTGGAGCCGCTCGAGCGGGCGGTTCGCTCGGGGGGCACGCGCGCGCTGGGGCGGGCGTACCGCCAGCTGCCGCGCGTCTCGATCGATACCGGCGTGCTCGAGCGCGCGCAGAACGTCGCGGTGGTCCACGCGCGCTTTCCCTGGAGCGACGTCGGGAGCTGGGCGGCCGTCGACGCCCTCTGGCAGAAGCCCGGCGAGGTGAACGCGGTGCGCGGGACGGTCGTGACGGTCGACAGCCGCGGGTGCATCGTCGACGCCGGGTCGCGACTCGTGGCGCTTCTCGGTGTAGAGGATCTCGTCGTGGTCGACACGCCGGACGCCGTGCTCGTCTGCCCGAAGGATCGTGCCCAGGACGTGCGCCTGGTCGTGGACGCGCTCGGTGCCAAGCACCTCGGACGGTATCGCTGA
- a CDS encoding TIGR00269 family protein: MKCTRCKQKPEVHLRAHNAAFCRPCYILYFRRQVERAIEHEKMFGREDGLLIAVSGGKDSLALWDVLIELGYRTTGLYLGLGIGEYSDASHDKAAAFAAARGVPLLVRSLALEGPGLAVPDVAGATRRAPCAACGAMKRHFFDAAAHEGGFDVLVTGHNLDDEAARLLGNVLRWQRDHLARQRPVLEPSHPKFVRKVKPLYLVSEYETAVYAFMRGIDYIVEECPNAAGATQLLYKDALNRLEAESPGTKLSFVKEWVRTTQTLFTQPDRDVPGECQQCGMPAYGALCSFCSLVREVETRRERRVRRVPAAQGA; the protein is encoded by the coding sequence GTGAAGTGCACGCGCTGCAAGCAGAAACCCGAGGTGCACCTGCGGGCGCACAACGCCGCATTCTGCCGCCCCTGCTACATCCTCTACTTCCGCCGGCAGGTGGAACGCGCCATCGAGCACGAGAAGATGTTCGGGCGCGAGGACGGTCTCCTGATCGCGGTCTCGGGCGGCAAGGACAGCCTGGCGTTGTGGGACGTCCTCATCGAGCTCGGCTACCGCACTACCGGGCTCTACCTGGGTCTCGGGATCGGCGAATACTCGGACGCCTCGCACGACAAGGCGGCTGCGTTCGCCGCCGCGCGCGGCGTCCCGCTCCTCGTTCGCTCCCTCGCCCTGGAGGGACCGGGTCTCGCCGTTCCCGACGTCGCCGGTGCCACGCGGCGGGCCCCGTGCGCGGCCTGCGGCGCCATGAAGCGCCACTTCTTCGATGCCGCCGCGCACGAAGGCGGGTTCGACGTCCTGGTCACCGGACACAACCTCGACGACGAAGCTGCGCGCCTGCTCGGCAACGTGCTGCGCTGGCAGCGGGACCACCTCGCCCGGCAGCGCCCGGTCCTGGAGCCGTCGCATCCGAAGTTCGTCCGCAAGGTGAAGCCGCTCTACCTCGTCTCCGAGTACGAGACGGCGGTTTACGCGTTCATGCGCGGCATCGACTACATCGTCGAGGAATGCCCCAACGCAGCGGGCGCGACGCAGCTCCTTTATAAGGACGCGCTGAACCGTCTCGAAGCCGAGAGCCCGGGGACGAAGCTGTCGTTCGTGAAGGAGTGGGTCCGGACGACCCAGACCCTGTTCACGCAGCCCGATCGGGACGTGCCGGGCGAATGCCAGCAGTGCGGGATGCCGGCGTACGGCGCGCTCTGCTCCTTCTGCAGCCTGGTCCGCGAGGTCGAGACCCGGCGCGAGCGCCGCGTCCGCCGCGTGCCCGCGGCGCAGGGCGCTTGA
- a CDS encoding tRNA (adenine-N1)-methyltransferase: protein MSGPLRDRDAVVLIDRKQRTYLRTLRAGRTISVRGGALASDTIIGQPEGSVVVTPRGERLLVLRPTYAQLIPNLPRQAQPIYPKDVGPLLLWGDIGPGMRVIEVGTGPGALTLALLRAVGPTGELVSYELREDFAARAQDNVARFHGPAPNWTVRVADAFAGFVERDVDRIVIDLAEPWRLLDVVAAALRPGGVVTGFVPTALQVKGFVDGLRAHGGFAAVEALETLTRFWHVRERSLRPEHRMVAHTGFLVFARRLAPGAAFALTPFGRSDTTSDGGHAHDPGSTQHDQGGDPREGLDDD from the coding sequence GTGTCGGGTCCGCTCCGCGACCGCGACGCCGTCGTCCTGATCGACCGCAAGCAGCGGACGTATCTGCGCACCCTGCGCGCGGGCCGGACGATCAGCGTCCGTGGCGGCGCGCTCGCGAGCGATACGATCATCGGACAGCCCGAAGGCTCGGTCGTCGTGACGCCCCGCGGCGAGCGGCTCCTCGTGCTGCGTCCCACCTATGCCCAGCTGATCCCGAACCTGCCGCGCCAGGCCCAGCCGATCTACCCGAAGGACGTGGGCCCGCTCCTCTTGTGGGGCGACATCGGGCCCGGCATGCGCGTGATCGAGGTCGGAACCGGACCCGGTGCCCTCACGCTGGCGCTCCTGCGTGCCGTGGGACCGACGGGCGAGCTCGTCTCCTACGAGCTGCGCGAGGATTTCGCCGCCCGCGCCCAGGACAACGTGGCACGCTTCCACGGTCCGGCGCCGAACTGGACGGTCCGCGTCGCCGACGCCTTCGCGGGCTTCGTCGAGCGCGACGTCGACCGCATCGTGATCGACCTCGCCGAGCCGTGGCGGCTCCTCGACGTCGTGGCCGCGGCGCTCCGTCCGGGCGGCGTCGTCACCGGCTTCGTTCCGACCGCGCTCCAGGTGAAGGGATTCGTCGACGGCCTCCGCGCGCACGGCGGCTTCGCCGCAGTGGAGGCGCTCGAGACGCTCACGCGCTTCTGGCACGTCCGCGAGCGCAGCCTGCGTCCCGAGCATCGCATGGTCGCGCACACCGGCTTCCTCGTCTTCGCGCGACGGCTCGCGCCCGGCGCTGCTTTCGCGTTGACTCCCTTCGGCCGCTCCGATACCACCAGCGACGGCGGCCACGCGCACGATCCGGGGTCGACGCAGCATGACCAAGGCGGAGATCCGCGAGAAGGTCTGGACGACGATTGA
- a CDS encoding RluA family pseudouridine synthase produces the protein MTQARAVRVEAGAPTRLDAFVRAELPHLSRRVARLLIDEGAVRVNGRFAAKGTSLAPGDEVLLPEVPGLAPDETGMLDVLYQDDRVLAVDKPGGIPGHALDPRERGTLASMLLARHPELAGIGDALAPGFVHRLDTGTSGVLLVGRTAEDHLALRSAFARHEVTKRYVAVVTGRPQAGRVIDAALAHDPRDRRRMIAARAGDRAWPAATRIVETRGHGPWNLVTVEIRTGVTHQVRAHLALAGHPVAGDLLYGGAPADLAPLRHALHAARLELPSWHLEVEAPLPDDLARLARDG, from the coding sequence ATGACGCAGGCGCGCGCCGTCCGCGTCGAGGCCGGCGCGCCGACGCGTCTCGACGCCTTCGTCCGCGCCGAGCTCCCGCACCTCTCGCGCCGCGTCGCGCGCCTGCTGATCGACGAGGGTGCGGTGCGCGTGAATGGTCGCTTCGCGGCAAAGGGCACGTCGCTCGCGCCCGGAGACGAGGTCCTGCTGCCGGAGGTGCCGGGGCTCGCCCCCGACGAGACGGGGATGCTCGACGTCCTCTACCAGGACGACCGCGTCCTCGCCGTCGACAAGCCGGGCGGCATCCCCGGTCACGCCCTCGACCCGCGCGAGCGCGGCACGCTCGCGAGCATGCTCCTGGCGCGCCACCCCGAGCTCGCCGGCATCGGCGATGCGCTGGCGCCGGGCTTCGTCCACCGGCTCGACACCGGCACGTCGGGCGTGTTGCTGGTCGGGCGCACGGCCGAGGACCACCTTGCGCTCCGTTCCGCTTTCGCGCGCCACGAGGTCACCAAGCGCTACGTCGCCGTGGTCACCGGGCGACCGCAGGCGGGACGGGTGATCGATGCGGCCCTGGCCCACGATCCGCGGGATCGCCGTCGCATGATCGCGGCGCGTGCCGGCGATCGCGCGTGGCCGGCGGCCACGCGCATCGTCGAGACGCGGGGGCACGGTCCCTGGAACCTCGTCACGGTCGAGATCCGCACCGGCGTGACGCATCAGGTGCGGGCGCATCTCGCGCTCGCGGGCCACCCGGTCGCGGGCGATCTCCTGTACGGCGGCGCGCCGGCGGATCTGGCCCCGCTCCGGCACGCGCTCCACGCGGCGCGGTTGGAGCTTCCGTCCTGGCACCTCGAGGTCGAGGCGCCGCTTCCGGACGATCTCGCGCGCCTCGCGCGCGACGGGTGA
- a CDS encoding thiamine biosynthesis protein ThiS: MRVVLHPQRRTVEVQGRRPVRRLLAELGVLPGTAMVIRRDELLMDGEIVEDDDEIEIRAVISGGAP; this comes from the coding sequence ATGCGGGTCGTTCTCCACCCCCAGCGCCGCACGGTCGAGGTCCAGGGGCGCCGCCCGGTCCGCCGCCTCCTGGCGGAGCTCGGCGTGCTCCCCGGTACGGCCATGGTGATCCGGCGCGACGAGCTCCTGATGGACGGGGAGATCGTCGAGGACGACGACGAGATCGAGATCCGCGCCGTCATCTCCGGGGGTGCCCCGTGA